In Shouchella patagoniensis, the following are encoded in one genomic region:
- a CDS encoding glycoside hydrolase family 43 protein, with product MDTFKNPIIPGFYPDPSICRVNQDYYLVTSTFEYFPGVPIFHSIDLVNWTQIGHVLDRPSQLNLDGTPNSRGIYAPTIRHQNGLFYVITTFVESQYGERRNFYVTAENPAGPWSEPVWLKGAPGIDPSLFFDDDNRVYYTGNRVPPTGQTHAKHMEIWLQELDVNKGTLIGDPVGIWDGALKIAHAQEAPHIYKKDGFYYLIIAEGGTGFTHAVTVARSKTIAGPYEANPRNPILTHRHLGKDAPITNVGHGDLVDTEDGDWWMVCLGSRPYGGMFRNLGRETFLAPVRFEDDWPVVCPDTGRIEEEMRGPNLPRQKVISSSIRDEFDQLELGMEWNMIRTPRERFYTLAEKPGFLRMKLRPETLADCASPSFIGRRQQHLSYNVATKLLFSPETQGEAAGLTLFHSQTHHYRFEVIYVQEQPVVRVVKREGTSDDVVGELSISETSIELKVEAHFQELTFLYRNQFGKWHVVAEKQDGRVLSTDRAGGFVGTYIGLFATSNGNENTTYADFDWFDYKGE from the coding sequence ATGGATACATTTAAAAACCCTATCATACCTGGGTTTTATCCAGACCCATCAATTTGTAGAGTAAACCAAGATTATTATCTCGTTACATCAACATTTGAATATTTTCCAGGTGTACCTATTTTTCATTCCATCGATTTAGTGAACTGGACTCAAATTGGACATGTGCTTGATCGTCCGTCGCAACTAAACTTAGACGGAACACCAAATTCTCGAGGCATTTATGCTCCAACCATTCGCCACCAGAACGGATTGTTTTATGTTATTACGACATTTGTAGAAAGTCAGTATGGCGAACGCCGAAACTTTTATGTAACGGCTGAAAATCCAGCGGGTCCCTGGTCTGAACCGGTTTGGTTAAAAGGGGCACCTGGTATCGATCCTTCTTTGTTCTTTGATGATGATAATCGAGTTTACTACACGGGCAATCGAGTTCCACCAACGGGTCAAACTCATGCCAAACATATGGAAATATGGTTACAAGAGCTAGATGTGAACAAAGGTACGTTAATTGGGGATCCTGTAGGAATTTGGGATGGCGCACTGAAAATTGCCCATGCACAAGAGGCGCCACATATATACAAAAAAGATGGATTTTATTATCTGATTATCGCTGAGGGCGGAACCGGCTTCACTCATGCCGTAACTGTTGCGCGAAGTAAAACAATCGCAGGTCCATATGAGGCGAATCCCCGTAACCCTATTTTGACACATCGACATCTAGGAAAAGATGCACCAATTACGAATGTCGGTCACGGCGATCTTGTTGATACAGAAGATGGCGATTGGTGGATGGTTTGTTTAGGATCGCGACCATATGGTGGCATGTTTCGTAATCTCGGTCGAGAGACTTTCTTGGCACCGGTACGATTTGAAGATGATTGGCCAGTCGTATGTCCTGATACAGGACGAATTGAAGAGGAGATGCGCGGACCAAACCTTCCACGTCAAAAAGTCATCTCCTCGTCAATTAGAGATGAGTTTGATCAATTGGAACTAGGCATGGAGTGGAATATGATTCGCACACCACGAGAGCGTTTTTATACGCTTGCGGAGAAGCCGGGTTTTTTGCGGATGAAACTTAGACCAGAAACACTCGCGGATTGTGCGAGTCCAAGTTTTATTGGGAGGCGCCAGCAGCATCTCTCATATAACGTAGCAACGAAACTATTGTTTTCCCCGGAAACACAAGGGGAAGCAGCGGGGTTGACCTTATTTCATAGCCAAACACATCACTACCGGTTTGAAGTCATATATGTACAAGAGCAGCCAGTGGTTCGTGTTGTTAAAAGAGAAGGAACCAGTGATGATGTCGTAGGAGAATTATCTATTTCAGAAACTTCAATTGAACTTAAAGTCGAGGCACATTTTCAAGAGTTGACATTTCTTTATCGGAATCAATTTGGAAAGTGGCATGTTGTCGCTGAAAAGCAAGATGGTCGTGTACTTAGTACAGATCGAGCCGGAGGTTTTGTTGGAACATATATTGGCTTATTTGCTACAAGCAATGGAAATGAGAATACAACGTATGCTGACTTTGACTGGTTTGACTATAAGGGGGAGTGA
- a CDS encoding dienelactone hydrolase family protein encodes MADVDHYLRTLYEGRPSVSMSKEKRIFALKQALGTFVPSDQSEGIRISCRQYDQYSEETFVIETTDCLRMPFRMLLPHTPAKGEPIVLALHGHGTGATEALEAGSSHRGFAKRLVKQGCIVVLPELIGFGARKKSSDEAENNSCFSIASELLLYGKTLAGLRVCETLHLVNWLNTHPQFMKSSIGVFGFSGGGLIALLLAATDERIQATVLSGFGAMIKDSVLARRHCLDNYIPGLLTIGEMPELLALIAPRPLFIESGDQDMLFPSSSVQEATKQENVMVHLFKGLHEVNGEESIPWLIKQLQERGEGNGYI; translated from the coding sequence ATGGCTGATGTTGATCACTACCTCAGGACGCTTTACGAAGGAAGACCATCAGTTTCGATGTCTAAAGAAAAGCGAATCTTTGCTTTAAAACAGGCACTGGGGACATTCGTGCCTAGTGACCAAAGTGAAGGAATCCGCATCTCTTGTCGACAATATGACCAATACAGTGAGGAAACATTTGTTATTGAAACGACTGATTGCTTACGAATGCCATTTCGAATGCTTTTACCGCACACTCCCGCAAAAGGAGAGCCCATTGTGCTTGCCCTTCATGGGCACGGTACAGGAGCTACAGAAGCACTCGAAGCTGGATCAAGTCATCGTGGATTTGCTAAACGTCTCGTTAAACAAGGTTGTATTGTTGTTCTTCCAGAGCTTATAGGATTTGGTGCTCGAAAGAAATCAAGTGATGAAGCGGAGAACAATAGTTGTTTCTCTATTGCGTCAGAACTTTTGCTCTATGGAAAAACATTGGCCGGGTTACGTGTATGCGAAACTCTTCATCTCGTAAATTGGTTAAATACACACCCTCAATTTATGAAAAGTAGCATTGGTGTATTTGGCTTCTCTGGCGGTGGGTTGATTGCACTACTTTTAGCTGCAACAGATGAACGCATTCAAGCAACAGTTCTAAGTGGTTTTGGGGCCATGATTAAAGACAGTGTGCTTGCTCGTCGTCATTGTCTTGATAATTACATTCCCGGTTTATTAACTATCGGTGAAATGCCAGAGTTATTAGCACTTATTGCCCCAAGGCCCCTGTTTATCGAAAGCGGAGATCAAGATATGTTGTTTCCCTCAAGCTCAGTACAGGAAGCAACAAAACAAGAAAACGTGATGGTTCATCTATTTAAAGGGCTCCATGAAGTAAATGGGGAAGAGTCGATTCCTTGGCTAATCAAGCAGTTGCAGGAGAGAGGAGAGGGAAATGGATACATTTAA
- a CDS encoding AraC family transcriptional regulator gives MQRLTCSIRKQAIYVDYLKRCSPPYGMSHYHLHSDIELHWLAEGERVFYCNGQAIPLKQHTLLILSPHLIHKMGPTSRPGHARFVVNAHLTSLPKEWLELIKPLFANAFCLLEIPVHQQQQIHDLFNQLFNEYNRPVSQESLLYQQVLLCQLLLEAHRQYHTLKAVQTKNSAVFSGPSEIVAHLIAYIEHHFDEALDLTTLASVVHLSPAYTSRIFKQVTGQGLTEHIQEVRISQACKRLVRTNEPIFQLARRVGFQSSAHFHRVFKRILDLSPTQYRNKQ, from the coding sequence ATGCAAAGACTAACCTGTTCCATTCGAAAACAAGCGATTTATGTTGATTATCTCAAACGATGTTCTCCTCCTTATGGGATGAGTCACTATCACCTCCATAGTGATATTGAACTCCACTGGCTTGCTGAAGGAGAGCGGGTGTTTTATTGCAATGGTCAAGCTATCCCGCTTAAACAACACACCCTGTTAATCCTTTCACCTCATCTCATTCATAAAATGGGACCCACCTCTCGTCCGGGTCATGCTCGATTTGTTGTTAATGCTCATCTTACGTCTCTACCGAAAGAATGGCTTGAACTGATAAAGCCGCTATTTGCAAATGCGTTTTGCCTGCTAGAAATTCCAGTTCATCAGCAACAGCAAATTCACGACTTGTTCAACCAACTTTTTAACGAGTACAATCGCCCTGTTTCACAAGAAAGCTTACTATATCAACAAGTGCTCTTATGCCAATTGTTGCTTGAAGCACATCGGCAATACCACACTCTTAAAGCGGTTCAAACCAAGAACTCTGCGGTTTTCTCTGGACCTTCCGAAATCGTTGCTCATTTAATTGCATACATTGAGCATCATTTTGATGAAGCACTGGACTTAACCACGCTCGCTTCCGTTGTTCATCTAAGCCCGGCTTATACAAGTCGTATATTTAAACAAGTGACTGGCCAAGGTTTGACAGAACATATTCAAGAAGTTCGCATCTCACAAGCTTGTAAGCGATTGGTTCGAACAAATGAACCCATTTTTCAACTCGCAAGAAGAGTTGGTTTCCAATCGTCTGCTCACTTTCATCGCGTCTTTAAGCGTATCCTTGATTTATCTCCTACTCAATACCGTAACAAGCAATAG
- a CDS encoding ABC transporter permease, with protein MESPLTVGKKQVLTKAERRNELWRKIKKNKWIYLMIAPGILYFFVYKYIPMYGLIIAFQDYKPYLGITGSEWVGFDHFRRLFADPDFWMIFRNTLVLFALQVCISFPVPIILALMLNELRNRAYQRTIQTVIYIPHFMSWVVIVSISYVMLTLDGGIINNILRSLQFDQINFLLNPDWFRPMYILQIIWREAGWGTIIFLAAIVAVDPQLYEAAKIDGANRIRQMWHITLPAIRSVIIVLLILKIGDVLELGFEHVYLLLNSSNREVAEIFDTYVYTAGLRQGQFSYSTAVGFFKGIVGLILVVFANWLAKKYGEEGIY; from the coding sequence ATGGAGAGTCCATTGACAGTAGGAAAAAAACAGGTGCTGACAAAAGCAGAACGCCGCAATGAACTATGGAGAAAAATTAAGAAAAACAAATGGATCTATTTAATGATTGCTCCAGGGATTCTGTATTTCTTTGTTTATAAATACATTCCCATGTACGGACTTATCATTGCATTTCAAGATTATAAACCTTACTTAGGAATTACTGGAAGTGAGTGGGTTGGTTTTGACCATTTCCGACGCTTGTTTGCGGATCCTGATTTTTGGATGATTTTCCGGAATACGTTAGTCTTATTTGCGCTTCAAGTTTGTATTTCATTTCCTGTTCCTATTATTCTCGCACTCATGTTAAATGAATTGCGCAACCGAGCGTACCAACGAACAATTCAGACAGTCATCTACATTCCTCACTTTATGTCTTGGGTTGTTATCGTCTCGATCAGTTATGTGATGTTGACACTCGATGGAGGAATTATTAACAACATTTTGCGGTCGTTGCAATTTGATCAGATCAATTTCTTACTTAATCCAGATTGGTTCCGCCCAATGTATATCCTACAAATCATCTGGCGTGAAGCGGGTTGGGGTACAATCATTTTTCTTGCAGCTATTGTTGCGGTGGATCCTCAGCTGTACGAAGCTGCGAAAATCGATGGAGCAAACCGAATTCGTCAAATGTGGCATATTACGTTACCAGCAATTCGAAGCGTAATTATTGTGTTGCTTATTCTAAAAATTGGTGATGTGTTAGAGCTTGGTTTTGAGCATGTGTATTTGCTTTTAAATTCATCTAATAGAGAAGTAGCAGAAATCTTTGATACTTACGTATATACAGCTGGTTTAAGACAAGGACAGTTTAGTTACAGTACCGCAGTTGGATTCTTTAAAGGTATCGTTGGATTAATCCTTGTTGTCTTTGCCAACTGGCTAGCAAAAAAATACGGCGAAGAAGGCATTTATTAA
- a CDS encoding helix-turn-helix domain-containing protein — MRSLWMKLLVYGGLIGTIPVIIVGLFAYFQSTNHAEQRVANEKMELMRQVKANIEQVLTTVHHSLNNTIESPTMAEAIRKPLLGNDFQLYRNLRRELSRLQSFDTKVEETIVLNNEQNWIVTNQGISRLDAHPDEDRYISFFELPNNTTWLLLETESFEEAIIRRHCPYTISLVKKLPTRLSDKYGLAFANIPMCSIKEMILSDEISDELMILDEKNQIIVHSDEEVVGKSFVDLGFSEPAWTNEAAGQTTVDLDNESYALTYTTSNLNGWKYVSLTSMNELMSESRSIGWFTFYMVLSMIVLTTFVVWVYSRKLYSPVRKLVAAIHQKGTGDEKKQKRTEFQVIEDQLHDLFSSKKMLEQELTVHTKQSLMLFLMRVYQGRSSTTDSQERLRLYGLDKRINGWGIMSLFVIHLEHPRHEEDQEERELRAFALRNIIDDTVPEENRLPAVWIDDLLVVVVGLDEYTAITDAEAAVYHWSENIKAYMQEYMQTLVSIGISEPFKAFSNSNIAFAQGTEALTHRFKFNENVIIYYRSIQAREKVAVYHHPSQTEEELLLAIRLADREKAEELFEIWLNAVMDKGHTVGEVHVSFMHLISRMLRFYHESGWTRSDHMHLSEATLYQECLHLRSQDKIKDWFSERLLYPLLAMFKEISESQFQDLSQKMINYIKANDDTAITLEQCAADLHYNANYLSSVFKKGTGMTFSDYVADHRLKEAKKWLHDTDIPIKQIAERLGYKNSQNFIRSFKKSTGMTPGQYRQEKGME, encoded by the coding sequence ATGCGCAGTCTTTGGATGAAGTTGCTTGTATATGGAGGGTTGATTGGTACAATTCCGGTTATCATTGTTGGTTTATTCGCTTATTTCCAGTCAACGAACCACGCTGAGCAGCGAGTTGCTAATGAGAAGATGGAATTAATGCGACAAGTCAAAGCCAATATTGAACAAGTACTGACAACTGTGCACCATTCTCTAAATAATACGATTGAATCACCAACTATGGCCGAAGCCATTCGCAAGCCTTTACTTGGCAACGATTTTCAATTGTATCGCAACTTACGTCGAGAACTAAGCAGGCTTCAATCATTTGATACAAAGGTCGAAGAGACGATCGTTTTAAACAATGAACAAAACTGGATTGTTACAAATCAAGGAATTAGTAGACTTGATGCTCATCCCGATGAGGATCGATACATATCGTTTTTTGAGCTTCCTAATAATACAACATGGTTGCTGCTTGAAACCGAATCATTTGAAGAGGCGATTATTCGTCGCCATTGTCCATATACAATTAGTTTAGTGAAAAAATTGCCGACTAGGTTAAGCGATAAATATGGGTTAGCATTTGCGAATATTCCAATGTGTAGTATAAAAGAAATGATTCTTAGTGATGAAATTTCTGATGAGTTAATGATTTTAGATGAAAAGAATCAAATTATTGTTCATTCTGATGAGGAAGTGGTAGGAAAATCATTTGTAGACTTAGGGTTTTCAGAGCCTGCTTGGACTAATGAAGCTGCTGGACAAACAACGGTTGATCTTGATAATGAGTCGTATGCACTCACTTACACGACCTCTAATCTGAATGGATGGAAATATGTATCACTCACATCAATGAATGAATTAATGAGCGAATCGAGGAGCATAGGTTGGTTCACTTTTTATATGGTACTCTCTATGATTGTATTAACGACATTTGTTGTCTGGGTTTATTCACGCAAACTCTATTCACCCGTTAGAAAGCTTGTCGCCGCGATACATCAGAAGGGAACTGGTGATGAAAAAAAGCAAAAGCGGACTGAGTTTCAAGTGATTGAAGATCAACTTCATGATTTGTTTTCATCAAAAAAAATGCTGGAACAGGAATTGACGGTCCATACAAAACAATCTCTAATGCTCTTTTTAATGCGCGTCTATCAAGGGCGTTCATCTACTACTGATAGCCAAGAAAGGCTTCGACTTTATGGGTTGGATAAGCGTATAAACGGCTGGGGTATCATGAGCTTATTTGTTATCCATTTGGAGCACCCACGCCATGAGGAAGATCAAGAAGAACGAGAGCTTCGTGCTTTTGCGCTTAGGAATATCATTGATGATACGGTTCCCGAGGAAAATCGGTTGCCGGCTGTGTGGATCGATGATTTGCTTGTAGTCGTTGTAGGTTTAGATGAGTATACAGCAATTACTGATGCGGAAGCAGCTGTTTATCATTGGAGCGAGAATATAAAAGCGTATATGCAAGAGTATATGCAAACGTTAGTAAGTATCGGTATTAGTGAACCGTTTAAGGCATTTTCTAATTCGAATATCGCTTTTGCGCAAGGGACGGAAGCATTAACGCATCGTTTTAAGTTCAATGAAAATGTCATTATCTATTATCGGAGTATCCAAGCTAGAGAAAAAGTTGCTGTTTATCATCATCCCTCACAAACGGAAGAAGAATTGTTGCTGGCCATACGCTTAGCCGATCGAGAAAAGGCGGAAGAGTTGTTTGAAATATGGCTAAATGCTGTGATGGATAAAGGTCATACGGTAGGAGAGGTTCATGTTTCATTTATGCACTTAATTAGTCGTATGCTTCGGTTTTATCATGAAAGTGGTTGGACAAGATCAGATCATATGCACTTGTCAGAAGCAACCCTCTATCAAGAGTGCTTACATCTTCGTAGCCAGGATAAGATCAAAGATTGGTTTTCCGAACGGTTATTATATCCGTTATTAGCTATGTTCAAAGAAATTAGCGAATCTCAGTTTCAAGATTTATCTCAAAAAATGATTAACTATATTAAAGCAAATGATGACACAGCCATTACACTTGAACAGTGTGCAGCAGACTTACATTACAATGCAAATTATTTAAGTAGTGTATTTAAAAAAGGAACAGGAATGACATTTAGCGATTACGTGGCCGATCATCGCTTAAAAGAAGCAAAGAAATGGCTCCATGATACAGACATTCCTATTAAACAGATTGCCGAAAGATTAGGCTATAAAAACTCACAAAATTTTATCCGTTCTTTTAAAAAATCAACTGGTATGACGCCTGGACAATATAGACAAGAAAAAGGGATGGAGTAG
- a CDS encoding extracellular solute-binding protein, protein MKKWKQWHKITAIGVGLVALTGCNGNENNESASSSGDAIDDGSPVEFSIMANLHTAEVPDKKVQTLLEEATNTKLDIQWVPDSNYEERLNTAFATGSLPQAVYMKNQTTYEQFKDAIRDDQFWELGPYLDEFENLKNLKPEVVENTMVDGKMYALYQGRPLARSGLIYRKDWADNLGIDAPTNVEEFMEMARAFTEDDPDGNGKDDTFGLTDRNDLVYGAFKSVASWFGTPNGWGEQDGELLPEFMFDEYIDTLDYLKELHENGYMNQDFPVTSKPDQQALLKNGTAGMYVGSMGDVVSLYADASQNNPDLEFDVHNYVEGPDGEYNIWAIPGYGNLVIFPKSSVETEEELKGILSFYNQMMEPDNANLIFWGVEGEHYDVEEDQAVAIEDTQKTDREVKPYQSIEIGEAETNGRYLGKSNYEAKTKADELEIDNESYLVHDPTITLDSPTMQTHGERLQQIINDATYQYILGQTDLEGFEKAIETWKTQGGEDVINEINESYEQQ, encoded by the coding sequence ATGAAGAAATGGAAGCAGTGGCACAAAATAACTGCAATTGGTGTTGGGTTAGTTGCTTTAACAGGGTGTAATGGAAACGAAAACAATGAAAGCGCTTCCTCTAGTGGTGATGCGATAGATGATGGAAGCCCGGTGGAATTTTCAATTATGGCTAACCTGCATACAGCTGAAGTGCCAGATAAGAAAGTTCAAACTTTATTAGAAGAAGCAACAAATACGAAGCTCGATATTCAATGGGTGCCTGACAGCAACTATGAAGAACGTCTGAATACAGCATTTGCAACAGGTTCACTGCCTCAAGCTGTTTATATGAAGAACCAGACGACGTATGAACAATTTAAAGATGCCATTCGTGATGATCAATTCTGGGAGCTTGGACCTTATCTAGATGAATTTGAAAACTTGAAAAATTTAAAGCCAGAAGTCGTTGAAAATACAATGGTAGACGGAAAAATGTATGCCTTGTATCAGGGCAGACCGTTAGCACGTTCAGGACTGATTTATAGAAAAGACTGGGCTGACAATTTAGGCATAGATGCACCTACCAATGTAGAGGAATTTATGGAGATGGCGCGCGCGTTCACTGAAGATGATCCAGATGGAAACGGCAAGGATGACACATTTGGCTTAACGGATCGAAATGACCTTGTTTATGGTGCGTTTAAATCCGTTGCTTCTTGGTTCGGTACTCCAAATGGATGGGGAGAGCAAGATGGGGAGCTTCTTCCAGAATTTATGTTTGATGAATACATTGACACACTTGATTACTTAAAAGAGCTTCATGAAAACGGTTATATGAATCAAGACTTTCCGGTAACAAGCAAACCGGATCAACAAGCGCTTCTGAAAAACGGAACGGCGGGCATGTATGTTGGCTCGATGGGAGATGTTGTTTCTTTATACGCTGATGCGTCTCAAAACAATCCTGACCTTGAATTTGATGTGCACAACTATGTTGAAGGCCCTGATGGTGAATACAACATTTGGGCGATTCCAGGGTATGGGAACCTTGTTATTTTTCCTAAATCGTCTGTAGAAACAGAAGAAGAGTTAAAGGGGATTCTCTCTTTTTATAACCAAATGATGGAACCAGACAATGCGAATTTAATTTTCTGGGGAGTTGAAGGCGAACATTACGATGTAGAAGAGGATCAAGCTGTGGCGATTGAAGACACACAAAAAACAGACCGTGAAGTGAAGCCGTATCAGTCGATCGAGATCGGTGAAGCGGAAACAAACGGCCGTTATCTTGGTAAGAGTAATTATGAAGCAAAGACAAAAGCAGATGAACTGGAAATCGACAATGAATCATACCTTGTCCATGATCCTACAATTACACTTGATTCACCTACCATGCAAACCCATGGGGAACGCCTGCAACAAATTATTAATGATGCAACGTACCAATATATCTTAGGTCAGACAGATCTGGAAGGGTTTGAAAAAGCAATTGAGACATGGAAAACGCAAGGTGGAGAAGATGTAATAAACGAAATTAATGAATCCTACGAACAACAATAA
- a CDS encoding carbohydrate ABC transporter permease, with protein MVGDKTISSRIFNATNMIILGIIALLCVLPFVHVIGSSFATGAEIARRSFLLFPTEFSLDAYRYIFSTDTIIRSLGVSIGVTLGGTIWSMLLSVLTAYGLSRRDLVGRRFLMFFIVFTMLFNGGMIPTFLVVQQTGLIDSLLALVIPVTINAFNMIILRSFFMNLPAGLEESAKIDGCNDFGVLFRIVIPCSLPAIATISLFYAVTYWNTYMHAILYLNDPNKWPVQVLLRQIVVLATGINYDGAEYTSVPPPEISVKMAVIVVATVPVLLVYPFLQKYFAKGALIGSMKG; from the coding sequence ATGGTAGGCGACAAAACGATATCGAGTCGTATCTTTAATGCAACAAACATGATTATTCTTGGCATCATTGCCTTGCTTTGCGTGCTGCCCTTCGTTCATGTCATTGGCAGCTCCTTTGCGACCGGGGCAGAAATCGCACGGAGGAGTTTCTTATTGTTTCCAACAGAGTTCAGTTTAGACGCGTATCGTTATATATTCTCTACCGATACGATTATCCGCTCCCTAGGTGTTTCGATTGGAGTGACCCTTGGAGGGACGATTTGGAGTATGTTGTTGTCTGTACTCACCGCTTATGGTCTATCAAGACGAGATCTTGTTGGTCGTCGTTTCCTAATGTTTTTTATTGTTTTTACTATGCTTTTTAACGGTGGGATGATTCCAACCTTTCTTGTCGTCCAACAAACAGGACTTATTGATTCACTGCTTGCGCTTGTTATACCAGTGACTATTAATGCATTTAACATGATTATTTTACGAAGCTTCTTCATGAATTTACCAGCAGGACTCGAAGAATCAGCAAAAATTGATGGCTGTAATGACTTTGGGGTGTTGTTTCGAATTGTTATTCCATGTTCGCTACCGGCAATTGCGACGATCTCACTGTTTTATGCCGTGACGTATTGGAATACGTATATGCATGCAATTCTTTACTTAAATGATCCGAATAAATGGCCCGTCCAAGTGCTGTTACGTCAAATCGTCGTCTTAGCAACGGGCATTAATTACGACGGTGCGGAATATACAAGTGTGCCACCTCCGGAAATTAGTGTGAAGATGGCTGTAATTGTTGTAGCGACTGTTCCTGTATTACTTGTATACCCATTCTTGCAAAAGTATTTTGCAAAAGGTGCATTAATTGGATCGATGAAAGGATAA
- the pelA gene encoding pectate lyase codes for MKALHFLPSFATLLVASSLFVLSPTEQTAKASVVTEADHLLTWQMEHGGWTKDMPEIYTRDWNGNESRSVWTSNGQELGTIDNDATVSEILVVAEAYQETGDLRYKESVYSGIDFLFKLQYPSGGFRQVYPQRGSDPSSSVWYSNYVTFNDHAMINVLRLLEDAKEGIQPFHGDLIDENLASAIEDSIDDGLGFILDSQIDANGTKTAWGQQHDPVTLAPQQGRIYEHPSIATDESVGIVQWLEDQPNQSAAVQDAVASARAWMEDARVPNTRYERRIEPHFFSDQGAETWYRFYEIGTNRPIFSGRDGIIHHDIMNVEQERRYGYAWAGSWPTRLR; via the coding sequence ATGAAAGCGCTTCACTTCTTACCATCGTTCGCCACACTGCTTGTTGCGTCTAGTTTATTTGTCTTATCTCCTACTGAACAAACTGCAAAGGCATCTGTCGTTACAGAGGCTGATCACCTACTCACTTGGCAAATGGAGCATGGGGGGTGGACAAAAGATATGCCAGAGATTTATACGCGCGATTGGAATGGGAATGAATCAAGGTCCGTCTGGACTTCCAATGGCCAAGAGCTTGGCACAATTGATAACGATGCCACTGTCTCTGAAATTCTTGTTGTTGCAGAAGCTTATCAAGAAACTGGCGACCTACGCTATAAAGAGAGTGTTTACAGTGGAATTGATTTCCTCTTTAAATTGCAATATCCGAGCGGCGGTTTTCGTCAAGTCTATCCACAGCGAGGCTCTGATCCTTCCAGTTCCGTCTGGTATTCAAATTATGTGACATTTAATGATCATGCCATGATTAACGTTTTGCGATTATTAGAAGATGCGAAAGAAGGTATTCAACCCTTTCATGGTGATTTAATTGATGAGAACCTTGCTTCAGCTATTGAAGATTCTATTGACGACGGTCTTGGTTTTATTTTAGACTCACAGATTGATGCAAATGGAACGAAAACAGCTTGGGGACAACAACACGACCCTGTTACACTTGCCCCGCAGCAAGGCAGAATTTACGAACACCCATCCATTGCGACCGATGAGTCCGTCGGAATTGTCCAATGGCTAGAAGATCAACCAAACCAATCGGCTGCCGTTCAAGATGCAGTTGCCTCCGCAAGGGCCTGGATGGAAGATGCGCGCGTCCCAAATACGCGCTATGAACGTCGCATTGAACCCCATTTCTTTTCTGATCAGGGTGCAGAAACATGGTATCGCTTTTACGAGATTGGAACAAATCGCCCAATCTTCTCTGGAAGAGATGGTATCATTCATCACGATATTATGAATGTTGAACAAGAACGGCGTTATGGCTACGCCTGGGCTGGTTCATGGCCGACACGGTTGCGTTAA
- a CDS encoding NAD-dependent epimerase/dehydratase family protein gives MKKVVLLGGSGTIGSVLARGLKEHYHVVIMDMIEPSWNGDFIQVDATNYEDLLEKTPGDTDVIINLLRTDTTKGIEDKECFDKLTSVFFQASYYILLVAREKGIRRVVYASSNHVTDAYEKDGFSLLGREITVEDVPKSKGLYGVLKFASEQLGALFAEEGSVSVINLRIASVPPLEKRVLNNERLKRTLLKDEDAVHLVRGAIETDKAFGTYYGVSDWPNKPWSTLNAYEDLGFQAKR, from the coding sequence GTGAAAAAAGTTGTTTTGCTTGGTGGATCAGGTACTATTGGTTCCGTTTTAGCTAGGGGACTTAAAGAGCATTATCATGTTGTAATAATGGATATGATTGAACCTTCTTGGAATGGAGATTTTATTCAGGTGGATGCAACAAATTATGAAGATCTGCTTGAAAAGACGCCCGGGGATACAGATGTCATCATCAACTTGCTGCGAACGGATACGACAAAAGGCATTGAAGATAAAGAATGCTTTGATAAGCTCACAAGTGTCTTCTTTCAAGCAAGTTATTATATATTGCTTGTCGCTCGGGAGAAAGGCATTCGTCGTGTTGTTTATGCAAGTAGTAATCATGTGACAGACGCGTACGAAAAAGACGGTTTCTCGCTATTAGGTCGAGAAATTACAGTTGAAGATGTACCGAAATCAAAGGGGCTTTACGGAGTTTTGAAATTTGCATCTGAACAGCTTGGTGCCTTGTTTGCTGAAGAAGGAAGTGTGTCGGTTATTAATTTAAGGATTGCTTCTGTTCCACCACTGGAAAAGCGAGTTCTAAATAATGAGCGACTAAAAAGGACGCTATTGAAAGACGAGGATGCTGTACATCTCGTACGGGGAGCAATTGAAACAGACAAAGCATTTGGTACGTATTACGGGGTATCTGATTGGCCGAATAAGCCGTGGAGTACATTGAATGCCTATGAAGATCTTGGGTTTCAGGCAAAGCGTTAA